The Thermomonospora amylolytica sequence GACCTGATGGGGCAGGGCAATATCATCCGGGCCGTCCGGGGCGAGAAGATCGGCACGCTGGTCAGCCCGGCGGACGGCTGACCGGCCGCGGGCCACGGCCGGGCGGCAGGCAGGCGCAGGACAAGGTGACGGGAGCCCGAAGTGATCGAGGAGATCCTCTTCGAAGCCGAAGAGAAGATGGAGAAGGCGGTGGCGGTCGCCAAGGACGACCTCGCGGGCATTCGCACCGGCCGGGTCACGCCCGCCATGTTCAGTAAGATCACCGCCGAGTACTACGGGACGCCGACGCCGATCAACCAGCTGGCCTCGTTCACGCTGCCCGAACCGCGCATGGTGATCGTGCAGGTCTTCGACAAGTCCTCGATGGCCGCGGTGGAGAAGGCGATCCGGGACAGCGACCTGGGCGTCAACCCCAGCAACGACGGCAACGTCATCCGGGTGGTCTTCCCCGAGCTGTCGGAGGAGCGCCGCCGCGAGTACATCAAGATCGCCGGCGGCAAGGCCGAGGACAGCAAGATCTCCATCCGCAACATCCGGCGGCGGGCCAAGGACGCCCTCGACAAGCTGGCCAAGGACGGCGAGGCCGGCGAGGACGAGGTCCGGCGTGCGGAGAAGGAACTCGACGACACGACGCACAAGTACGTCGCCCAGATCGACGAGCTCCTTGAGCACAAGAAGGCGGAGCTGCTCGAAGTCTGATGGAAGCCGCACACGGCCGGGAGGCGCCCCCGCCCCCGGCCGGTCCCCCCACGTCCACCGGCCGTGCCGGCCGCAACCTGCCCGTCGCCATCGGCGTGGGCCTGGCCCTCGGCGCGCTGGTCCTGGTCTCCCTCTACACCGTCAAGGAGATCTTCCTCGGCGTCATGACGGTGTTCCTGGCCCTGGCGGTGCGGGAACTGACCCAGGCGTTCGGCTCCCGGCAGATCCGGGTACCGCAGGCGCCCGCCGTCGCGGGCATCGTCGCCGCCCTGCTGGCCGCCTACCTGGCCGGGCCGCTCGGCCTGGCGGCGGCGCTGGCGCTGACCGTGCTGGTGCTGCTGACATGGCGGATGCGGGCGGGCGCCGAGGGGTACGTGCGGGACGCCACGGCGGCGCTGTTCATCGTCGGGTACGTGATGCTGATGGGCGGCGTCGTCGCGCTGATGCTGGCCCCGGACGACGGCGCCGACCGCATCACGATCTTCATCGCCGTCACCGTCTCCAGCGACATCGGCGGCTACTTCGCCGGGGCCTTCCTGGGCAGGCACAAGATGGCCCCGACCATCAGCCCCAAGAAGACCTGGGAGGGCTTCGCCGGGTCGGCGCTCACCTGCATGGTCGTCGGCGCCTGGCTGGTGCCCTGGCGGCTGGACGACGGGCATCTGTGGCAGGGCGCGCTGCTCGGCGCGGCCGTGGTGTGCACGGCGGTCGTCGGCGACCTGGTGGAGTCGCTGATCAAGCGGGACCTGGGCCTGAAGGACCTGGGCACGCTGCTGCCCGGACACGGCGGCGTGATGGACCGCCTGGACTCCCTGATCATGACCGCGCCGGTGGTCTGGCTGCTGCTGGAGCTCTTCGTCCGCACCTCCTGACGGCTCCGGCCGCCGGGGCGCGGGCCGTCAGGAGACGACCCAGGTACGGCCCTCGTCGCGCAGGCGGCGAACCAGGGCGTTGGAGCCCTGCGCCTTGGCGTACCGGCGTTCCTCGTCGGTGATCGGGACCAGCCACAGCCAGCGCACGGGGTCGCCGCCGACCGTCAGCCCGGTCAGGTCGGGGGCCTGCGGGCCCGGCAGCCGGCCGGGGTCGTCGAGCAGCAGCACGCCCGACCAGCGCGGGTCCGCGGCGTCGGGGGCGTTCAGCGGGAACGTCCTCGGCTCGTGGTACCACTTCACCATGTCGCCGGGGGCGAACCAGGTCACCGAACGCCACGGGTACTGGGCCAGCCACGGGAAGATGCTGCCCGCCCGCCGGCTCGGCAGCGTGGTCGCCACCGCCAGCTCGATCCGCGCGTAGGTGGACACGTCGTCCTCGTACAGCTCCACCGTCGGCATCCGCTGCCGGCTCATGCCGAGGGTGCTCAGCACGGTGAAGTCCCGTCCGGGGCGGGCGGGCCGTTCCGACACGCTCACCACCGGGGCCGCGCCGGGGGCGGCGCCGGGGCCGCGGAACTGGCGGCCCACGTCATGCCAGTAGTGCCCGCCCGGGCCGAGCCGGTTGAGCAGGTGCCCGAGCGCGGACTGCTGGAACTGCGCCCACGCCCCCTCGGTGCGGCACCACTCCCAGAACGCCCGGGACCGTTCGATCCGCCCGGCGAACTCGTCGATCTCCTCCTCGAGCGGGAAGGCGAACGGGCTCTGGGCGGTCGCGTCGCGGGTGTAGCCGGGGATGCCGCGGTTCATGTCGGACCAGGCCGGGATCACGCACAGCGGTTCGCCGTCCTCCAGCACCGCCGCCCCGTCGCCCTCCTCGAACCAGACGGCCTCCAGCGCACCGGGGTCCAGCGCGGCCCGGCCCTCGGGATGCCGGGTGCGGCCCGCGGGCATCATCGGCGTCAGCCCGGCGTTCAGCCGCGCCAGGTCCATGCCCGCCTGGGCTGGCTGGTGGTTGGCGATCCACGTCGCCCCGATCACCGTGTCCCGGGCGTCCCGCAGGTACGCCGCGGTGGTGACGCCGTCGGTCTCCACGGTGAGACGGCGGCTGCCGTACGGGCTGGTGTCGGCGAGCAGGACCCGCGCCCCCGTGTCCGGGGCGGCCGGTCGGGAGGAGCCCGAGGTTCTGCGCAAAACCGCCATGATCGGCACTGTAGTGGGCCGTCGTGGCCGCCGCACGGCGAAGGCATCACCCGGTGTTTGCCACACTGGAGGGACCATGTCTTCCACCACTCAGCCGGTCCCCGCACCGCCGGAGCCCGGCAAGCTCACGTTCGTGGCCCCGCGCCGCGCCAGGCCGCCGCGCCACCTGGCCGACCTGACCTCCGCCGAACGCCGGCAGGCCGTGGCCGAGCTGGGGGAGAAGCCGTTCCGGGCCGACCAGCTGTCGCGGCACTACTTCGCCCGGCTGGCCGACGACCCGGCGCAGATGACCGACCTGCCCGCCGCGGTCCGCGACCGGCTGGCCGCCGAGCTGATGCCGCCGCTGCTGACCCAGGTGCGGGCGCTGGACTGCGACGGCGGCACGACCCGCAAGACGGTCTGGCGGCTGTTCGACGGCACGCTGGTCGAGTCGGTGCTCATGCGCTACCCGGACCGGATCACCATGTGCGTGTCCTCGCAGGCCGGCTGCGGCATGAACTGCCCGTTCTGCGCCACCGGACAGGCGGGGCTGACCCGCAACCTGTCCACCGCGGAGATCGTCGAGCAGGTCGTGGCGGGCGCCCGGGCGCTGGCCCGCGGGCAGATCGCCGGAGGGCCCGGCCGGGTGTCCAACATCGTGTTCATGGGCATGGGCGAGCCGCTGGCCAACTACAAGGCGGTGCTCGGCGCGGTCCGCCGGATCACCGACCCGGCCCCGCACGGCCTGGGCATCTCCCAGCGTTCGGTGACCGTCTCCACGGTGGGCCTGGTCCCGGCGATCGAGAAGCTGGCCGCCGAGGACCTGTCGGTCCGGCTGGCGGTGTCGCTGCACGCGCCCGACGACGAGCTGCGCGACGAGCTGGTGCCGATCAACACCCGCTGGAAGGTCCGCGAGGTGCTGGACGCCGCCTGGGCGTACGCCGACCGCACCGGCCGCCGGGTGTCCGTCGAGTACGCGATGATCAAGGACGTCAACGACCAGGCGTGGCGGGCCGACCTGCTCGGCCGGCTGCTGAAGGGGCGGCTGGCGCACGTCAACCTGATCCCGCTGAACCCGACGCCGGGGTCGAAGTGGACCGCCTCACGGCCGCGCGACGAGCGGGAGTTCGTGGCCCGGCTGGAGGCCCACGGCGTGCCGGTGACCGTGCGCGACACCCGGGGAAGGGAGATCGACGGCGCCTGCGGGCAGCTGGCCGCCGCCACGGAGTGAGGATGCACAAGCGGCGCTTCCCGGTGGTGCTGCGGGGCTACGACTGCGCGCAGGTCGACGCGCTCACCGAACGCATCGAACGGGCCCTGCGCACCGGTTCCTGGGAGATCACCCCCGAGGACGTGATGCGCAGCCGGTTCGCGGTGGTGCTGCGGGGTTACGACCAGCGGGCGGTGGACGAGTTCCTGTACGAGAGCATCGCCGAGCTACGGGCCCGGATGGCGCCACCGCCGCCCCGGCGCCCGCCCGAACGTCCCCGGGTGGAGCCCGCCCGGGTGATCGGCTGGATCGAGGGCACCCGGTTCTCCTCGCGGTCCGGGGAGCACGCCGGATACGACGCCCGGGACGTGGACGCGTTCCTGGACCGGGTGATCGCGGGGCTGCGCGGTCAGGGCCCTCGGGTCGACGCGGCCGAGGTGCGCGCGGCCTCGTTCCGGACCGTGCGCCTCGGCCTGGGGTACGACCGGCGCGAGGTGGACC is a genomic window containing:
- a CDS encoding suppressor of fused domain protein, with amino-acid sequence MAVLRRTSGSSRPAAPDTGARVLLADTSPYGSRRLTVETDGVTTAAYLRDARDTVIGATWIANHQPAQAGMDLARLNAGLTPMMPAGRTRHPEGRAALDPGALEAVWFEEGDGAAVLEDGEPLCVIPAWSDMNRGIPGYTRDATAQSPFAFPLEEEIDEFAGRIERSRAFWEWCRTEGAWAQFQQSALGHLLNRLGPGGHYWHDVGRQFRGPGAAPGAAPVVSVSERPARPGRDFTVLSTLGMSRQRMPTVELYEDDVSTYARIELAVATTLPSRRAGSIFPWLAQYPWRSVTWFAPGDMVKWYHEPRTFPLNAPDAADPRWSGVLLLDDPGRLPGPQAPDLTGLTVGGDPVRWLWLVPITDEERRYAKAQGSNALVRRLRDEGRTWVVS
- a CDS encoding DivIVA domain-containing protein, encoding MHKRRFPVVLRGYDCAQVDALTERIERALRTGSWEITPEDVMRSRFAVVLRGYDQRAVDEFLYESIAELRARMAPPPPRRPPERPRVEPARVIGWIEGTRFSSRSGEHAGYDARDVDAFLDRVIAGLRGQGPRVDAAEVRAASFRTVRLGLGYDRREVDHFLSRLAEALESAAY
- the rlmN gene encoding 23S rRNA (adenine(2503)-C(2))-methyltransferase RlmN, producing MSSTTQPVPAPPEPGKLTFVAPRRARPPRHLADLTSAERRQAVAELGEKPFRADQLSRHYFARLADDPAQMTDLPAAVRDRLAAELMPPLLTQVRALDCDGGTTRKTVWRLFDGTLVESVLMRYPDRITMCVSSQAGCGMNCPFCATGQAGLTRNLSTAEIVEQVVAGARALARGQIAGGPGRVSNIVFMGMGEPLANYKAVLGAVRRITDPAPHGLGISQRSVTVSTVGLVPAIEKLAAEDLSVRLAVSLHAPDDELRDELVPINTRWKVREVLDAAWAYADRTGRRVSVEYAMIKDVNDQAWRADLLGRLLKGRLAHVNLIPLNPTPGSKWTASRPRDEREFVARLEAHGVPVTVRDTRGREIDGACGQLAAATE
- the frr gene encoding ribosome recycling factor gives rise to the protein MIEEILFEAEEKMEKAVAVAKDDLAGIRTGRVTPAMFSKITAEYYGTPTPINQLASFTLPEPRMVIVQVFDKSSMAAVEKAIRDSDLGVNPSNDGNVIRVVFPELSEERRREYIKIAGGKAEDSKISIRNIRRRAKDALDKLAKDGEAGEDEVRRAEKELDDTTHKYVAQIDELLEHKKAELLEV
- a CDS encoding phosphatidate cytidylyltransferase, which gives rise to MEAAHGREAPPPPAGPPTSTGRAGRNLPVAIGVGLALGALVLVSLYTVKEIFLGVMTVFLALAVRELTQAFGSRQIRVPQAPAVAGIVAALLAAYLAGPLGLAAALALTVLVLLTWRMRAGAEGYVRDATAALFIVGYVMLMGGVVALMLAPDDGADRITIFIAVTVSSDIGGYFAGAFLGRHKMAPTISPKKTWEGFAGSALTCMVVGAWLVPWRLDDGHLWQGALLGAAVVCTAVVGDLVESLIKRDLGLKDLGTLLPGHGGVMDRLDSLIMTAPVVWLLLELFVRTS